Proteins from one Triticum aestivum cultivar Chinese Spring chromosome 7A, IWGSC CS RefSeq v2.1, whole genome shotgun sequence genomic window:
- the LOC123154843 gene encoding protein GLUTAMINE DUMPER 1-like, whose amino-acid sequence MRPGAEFVTMSHRAGAPMTAPAHELVNGIAAPHSPWQSPVPCLFGGMAAMLGLIALALLSLACSYWKLSGYLDDDREGQAVGDADGEKGSVSGASKPALDFLEDVVVIMAGDERPTFVTKPAASRAAEVEFATAAAPASASAVNRQEKKMDEVSSQLGGDSTNAASRSRSHQDAASQSRDHHHHDHESSSTTAQQESLQ is encoded by the coding sequence ATGAGGCCCGGAGCCGAGTTCGTCACGATGAGCCACCGTGCGGGGGCGCCGATGACGGCGCCGGCGCACGAGCTGGTGAATGGGATAGCGGCGCCTCACTCGCCGTGGCAGTCGCCGGTGCCGTGCCTCTTCGGCGGGATGGCGGCGATGCTGGGGCTCATCGCCTTGGCACTGCTCAGCCTCGCCTGCTCCTACTGGAAGCTCTCCGGGTACCTCGACGACGACCGAGAAGGTCAGGCGGTGGGGGACGCCGACGGGGAGAAGGGCTCGGTGTCTGGCGCATCCAAGCCGGCCTTGGATTTCCTGGAGGACGTCGTGGTCATCATGGCCGGCGACGAGCGGCCCACGTTCGTCACCAAGCCGGCCGCCAGCCGGGCTGCCGAAGTGGAGTTCGCAACCGCAGCCGCCCCAGCAAGCGCGAGCGCCGTCAACAGACAGGAGAAGAAGATGGATGAGGTGAGCTCGCAGCTAGGAGGTGACTCCACCAACGCAGCAAGCCGGAGCCGCAGCCACCAAGACGCGGCGAGCCAGAGCCGTGACCACCACCACCATGACCAtgagagcagcagcacgacagcgcaGCAAGAAAGCTTGCAATAA
- the LOC123149396 gene encoding protein GLUTAMINE DUMPER 1-like, producing the protein MRPGAEFVAMSHRAGAPMVAPAHGLINGTAPHSPWQSPVPYLFGGLAAMLGLIALALLILACSYWKLSGYLDGDRDGQESGGDGEKASASGASKPALDFQEHVVVIMAGDDRPTFLAKPATSRAAEVELAAAAAASASAVDEKEKKMDEQGCEVSSQLGGDPADAASGSSGHHHDHESSSTTGRQESLQ; encoded by the coding sequence ATGAGGCCCGGAGCCGAGTTCGTCGCCATGAGCCACCGCGCGGGGGCGCCGATGGTGGCGCCGGCGCACGGGCTGATCAACGGGACGGCGCCGCACTCGCCATGGCAGTCGCCTGTGCCGTACCTGTTCGGCGGCCTGGCGGCGATGCTGGGGCTCATCGCCTTGGCGCTGCTCATCCTGGCGTGCTCCTACTGGAAGCTCTCCGGGTACCTCGACGGCGACCGGGACGGCCAGGAGTCGGGGGGCGACGGGGAGAAGGCCTCGGCGTCCGGCGCGTCCAAGCCGGCCCTGGATTTCCAGGAGCACGTCGTGGTCATCATGGCCGGCGACGACCGGCCCACGTTCCTCGCCAAGCCGGCCACTAGCCGGGCAGCCGAGGTAGAGctcgcagcggcggcggcagcaagcGCGAGCGCCGTcgacgaaaaggagaagaagatggaCGAGCAGGGCTGCGAGGTGAGCTCGCAGCTCGGAGGCGACCCCGCCGACGCGGCGAGCGGGAGCAGCGGCCACCACCATGACCAtgagagcagcagcacgacgggGCGGCAAGAAAGCTTGCAATGA